In Tripterygium wilfordii isolate XIE 37 chromosome 15, ASM1340144v1, whole genome shotgun sequence, one DNA window encodes the following:
- the LOC120016874 gene encoding nudix hydrolase 4-like — protein sequence MPTQIKDPVTLVSRAGRHLQRYDKGFRQVVGCIPYRYRETNEASPTNGALSGQLEVLVISAQNGQGMLFPKGGWETDEPIKKAAMRETREEAGVIGDIEPELGEWIYKSKRRSIIHKGYMFPLLVKDELEFWPEKNFRERRWVSVSKAREICPHLWMREALEELVRRQTQLKRRGCEE from the exons ATGCCTACGCAAATTAAAGACCCGGTGACTTTGGTTTCTCGTGCTGGTCGACACTTACAACGATACGATAAGGGATTTCGTCAAGTTGTTGG TTGCATACCTTACAGATATAGAGAAACAAACGAAGCATCTCCTACAAATGGAGCCCTAAGTGGACAACTAGAAGTCCTTGTAATTAGTGCACAAAATGGCCAAGGAATGTTATTCCCAAAG GGAGGTTGGGAAACTGATGAACCCATAAAAAAGGCCGCAATGCGCGAAACCCGAGAAGAAGCCGGTGTAATTGGTGACATAGAA CCTGAATTAGGTGAATGGATATACAAGAGCAAGCGCCGCAGCATTATTCATAAAGGATACATGTTTCCTCTGCTTGTCAAGGACGAATTGGAGTTTTGGCCCGAGAAGAATTTTAGGGAGCGAAGATGG GTTTCGGTCAGTAAAGCCAGAGAAATATGTCCACATTTGTGGATGAGGGAAGCTTTAGAAGAGTTAGTTCGGCGACAAACACAACTCAAACGCAGAGGATGTGAAGAATGA